Genomic window (Vulpes lagopus strain Blue_001 chromosome 6, ASM1834538v1, whole genome shotgun sequence):
CTGAACTTCTCAAATAAACTGTACTAAAATCCAGGATCTGCTTCTAGGGGAACCCAAATAAAACAGGTACTTTCAGCCTAGTGATGAAGatgcagaggaaaataaataattttaatatattttagtaatGTACTGATAGAGAAAGGCATAGGAGACTGTGAGAGCACACAGAAAGGTCATGGATAGTTCTTGATAAAGCTAACTACTCTATTGGAAAAGCATCATTGTAAAGAATCTCACCCCTTGGTATTCTCCAGGTTCACTGGCATCCACATTTCCATTCTcacgtgctctttctctttctcgtTCTTCTTCATATTTGAGGTGATAGGAAATGGACTGAGATCTTTCGGCCTCTATGAAGGCCTCACTTGGGATGAATTCATAGTCATCACTTGCATCGTGTCTGGgctcatcatcaccatcatcattagcTCCATGATTTCTAGGCATGATGTTACCATCTTCAGTAGGCTTCACAAGCAGAGCCTCAGAAACAGTCTTTTTATCTATCTCCTCATGGTCGCTGATAACTTCAGGTTTTTCTTCTTGGCTCTGCCATTCAGCATCTTGattgtgtttattaatttttgatgCAGTTTCATCTTCCATTTCTGCATTGGAACTATCCTCTTCTTGTTCTTGGTTACCCTGCTCAGATTCATCTTTCTGCATCTTGCTTACTTGAGTTGGTTGATTGGACTCTTCCAAAACATCATCAGATTGGGTACGGTCTTCCTCCTCCTTGATGTTAGAATGTTCCTTGGGAaacattctctccctttcttggtTATTGCTGTGGGTACCAACTTCACCTGggtcttcttccccttctccattGGGAATATTTGAGTCCTGCTCTTGGTTTCCTTGATCACTTACATCTTGGCTATGCTTGTTGCTCTTGTTCAGCTGAGGATGTAAATCATTTATTGgttgttcttgttctttttctgtttttgtgatgCTTTCTTGATGGTTAGGATCTACAATGGAACTAATATTAGGAGCAAGTAGATCAATGTTCTCTGAGAGTTTTTTCATTTGAGGCTCACCCATATCTTCTTTTAGGTCCAATGTACGTTCAGATGGCATATACTCCAAATTCTCACTTAAGtcactttcactttcttcttcatCCTGTAATCCAAGCTCTTGGCTGTAACTCTGCCCCTGATCTGCTGACTGGTCATGATTTTCCTCCTTTGACTTTAGTACTGAAGATTTTTcagccttaaaagaaaagaagtttgcttttgaaacaaattataatggaatatttgcATCATATTTATAATTCACAAGccaatacttaatatttattattctttttcttcacataatATCAGGCAAACCCATATAAGATGTTCTTTATATTCTATAACTACAAGTTTAACCTGAATTTGAATTTTGTGAACTGACAGGATTATATAGCACCTTGGCCGAAGGTGTAAAACTCGCTAATTCTCACAGTTTTTCTGGTGATTGGAGACAGTTGATGTGatcatcatcttttaaaaattaagctgaGATGAGTGAGAATGAAGTAAAttggaaacttttaaaattataatggtGTAACCATGTTACTTTTACCTCATGGTTGGGATGGTCTATAGATACTgcaatttccttttcattttctgcatCTTCAAACCCTAACACAGGGATTGCAGTGTTGTTCGGTGTTACTAATATTTCAGCTTGTTGGATGGAACTCAAAGAATCAGCAGTTGGTTTGGAATGATCAGACAGGAACCTTGCATTTGtctgaaaaaattagaaattggcTCATATTATTCATGTCTAGatgttaatgtttaaaatttctagttactcttttattatcattattagtaGCAATACGCCTCATACATAATATCACTTAAAAGATATTCTcaagaatttttaagaatacaaaCAAATGTCCAGATTATAATGTTAAATTAAAACAGAATCccaaacatatttaataaaaagttatatatgcagagacaggaagcagagCAATAATAAAGTCTTCTTTGagagttttagaattattttctgtgcttttcaaacttttaaaaaacatccatactttataattttgaaaactgtTGCTTAACAGAAAGTCAAATTAGCCAAAGGATATAATACTGTACATTTTCTTAGGTTAACTTTTAAGTACTCACTGATGGTTACAGAAAAggtataaatctttatttaatatttgtttattttcttggcAGTAGCAGCCTTATATCCATCAAAAAATCTCATAATATCTTACACAAAGATAATTAAATGTAGAACTAATTCAAAAATTGTGTGAAACAGTACACTAATTCTGATAGAGAAGAACAACTATGGAGTATTATTTCAACTAGAGGGATGGCTCTATTTCTAGCAAGACTGAAGGCATAGATGAAGAGCTGGCAGTGATAAATGACTGAGAAGTTTAACAACTGGATTTAGAGATAAGAGATCTCTCTTTAAGCCTTGACTCTGCTATTAATTATCTACCTGTCATTTGACAAATTGTGAATCTATCAAGGTGAAGTTGAGTAGAAATATCAAGATAAgtttatgcatatataatatataatagtttGTAAATTGTTAAGTTACCCCAATGAAAAATGACTATTGCTAGCAGTAATATGATACAGTGGTAACACTATGAACTGTCCGATACCGTAAGCAGGTATTTACCACAAATCTTTATTAGACAGATGCTATGAATGCTCAGATGTCAGGCAAATCTAGGCGTTAGTACAAAATTCAGATTCTATTTGCACTGATTTGTCTTTATTAGTACATTCTGTTGTATCAATTACTTAATATAAGGAAAGACATGGAGTACAGGACTCATTTTAGATACTGTTTGTTCTCTTGCTTCTGATCACCTTCTCAATTAAAAGGAGTAATGGCATTtgaaaaaatttccaaagaagCGATTtataagagggaaagaaaaaggaacggTGGCCAGTCTGGCAGGTTGCTGGCAGGGGCATCATGGGAAGCAATGAATGGAGGAGATTATAGGCTTATTAGTAGAGAactgcttcctctctctgcacccttcttcctctgctttgaCTCCTCAAGCTGGAAGAAATGCACAAAAAGCATGGcagcttttcttctttcagaaattttctgAGCTCAAATTCTGGTTTATTATTATTCCCACAGCTATAGCCTCTGGAAATGTGTGTGGAATCTCCTACCCACACGAAACCACTTACTTCTGTAGAATTTAGGCAAGTGAGGAAAATGATACAAGATTTTTAATAGGTAAACCCAGTGAGAAGATATTTAGCTTTTTAGCTTTTGATTAGATCCACGTAACAAATTGTCCTAAAGAGAAAACgtctaaaatgtgtctctgtGTAGATGTGTTATTCTAACATTTGGTTGAAAGACAGTTTTGATGTCTGTTTACATAGTGGCAACAGCCGCAAgggcaaaatacattttaaggagaaaacaaTGGGTTTGTGGAAGCTTCTTTCTGTGCTGAACGTAATTTATCCCACTTTTGTAATTTCAGAGGACAATGTATAATTTCAGCTGGAGTAGCTCCAGCTAGTTAAGCATAATTCCTAGCAGTGTTGTCATAAATTCTGTTTTCTAAGAACTGCTTGGTCTGGGTGGCATGATGTTTATCTTTGCTGACACATCTGTCAACCAAATGTTCGCCAGCAGCTATCCAAAAAGCAAGGACAGAATCCTGGACATAgtagagaatgagaaggaaaagggaTGAGAGAAATTACTTTGTCTAGTTAAAGGAGATTGATTCCTCCatttggcaaaaaagaaaaaaatggcacaaATCCTTTGGTTTGATTATAGATGTTATGGATCATTTGGGAGACATCTGAATGATCATCCAAGCCATGGTtccattaacaacaacaaaaactttcaGGTTATTTTAAGGCTGCTGACATAGCCTCAAATGACTCTGATTTGTGCGCGGATGATTTATTGCTGGGTGAATGGTGGGGCCAGTATATCtgactgtgaaaaaaaaaagttctagttcTGTCTGTTTTCAGACACCCCCTCACCCTATCACCCCCAAAGATGAGTTAGGAGCTGATTTATGATTACCATACCATTTCCTGCCCCTAACCATTGGTTCTTGTTTTATTACAGACTCAGAACTGATCAGCTGGTTTATATTTGAACTTGAAGAAAATGCTGCTGAAGAGTATGGGTATTCACTCTCAAGACTTCTTAGACTAATTTCTTAGGTTTCTCATACTAAGTGATGAACTTCCAtaggaaaatttatttcttctcattctcttgacatttgGGCCCTGGGATATCCCCTTCCTAGTAACTGATAATCAACATTTTCAGCTTTCGATTTATTGTATCTTGGAGAACCTGGTAGTTCTAAAagaattcttttcaaatgtattttatttcaacttttctaGTCATTCATTCCCTagttgggaaagaaaaatattaaaaaagagaatttcaaaccACTATATATGCACTACGTGAACACAAATAGAAGATGTCTAAATTAAATGTCAAGAAGGAGAGATataacaacaggaaaaaaaggatatttacCGGGATTGCAGCCGCAGTTCCCaaaatgtataggaaaaaaagcaCAGTCTTCATGTTTTCTAGGCCTGTAAACCAAGAAGATAATTAGCAGTGGTGGGTAAAGGTTTCCTTTTGAAAGAGTAAAAGATAATCTTCCTAGCAAATGTTCAGCTTGATATTGCCTTTGTACTTAAAGGAGATTATTGTCTTTGTGCACTAACATGTCTGGAAAGATGGATTAATGAAAGTTTTTACCCAATTGTGTCTCTGTAAGAATGACTCCTTGATTTTCTGGCCCAGCTGTGTTTGGTTGAACGTACCTCTGTTTATGCCTGTGTTTCCTTAAATAAAGGCGCTATGCAGATTTGTGTGTTAAGATTTGTCAGTGTtcacagtgaaaataaaagtgacaaagtGAAGTAATATAGTGTGTCAGAAAGGGATAAAACAACCCACTTCTTTGGTGGTGGAGAAACCCATACATTCAATGCAGAGTTTTAGGAATAAGACCTAGTCTTGCCTAGAGCAGTCATCAGTGTTCATCTTATTTAGAGGTATCACACTGGCAatttgggggtgggtggtggccGCAGATGGGTTTGGTTTGGTAGGCAACTGTGTATTTCAAACTAGCATTTTAAAGTCCAaagtgttggggatccctgggtggcgcagcggtttggcgcctgcctttggcccagggcgcgatcatggagacccgggatcgaatcccacgtcaggctcccggtgcatggagcctgcttctccctctgcctgtgtctctgtctctctctctctgtgtgactatcataaataaataaataaataaataaaaattaaaaaaaaaataaagtccaaagtGTTCATGTAAAAACCCAGATTTTCAATTTGTCTTGAACCACTGGGCCTCTTAGCAACAAATGGTCTTCCTGACTGGATCTTAGTAGAGACTCTCCTCTATGAGAAATGCTGGCACTTACCACTGGTCTGTTTCACTTATTCGCTTTGAATATGAGTTTAGTTTGTTCCAAATGAACTTTTTCAGTTGAGATATGAGGCAAGCGAGGCTCAAAGAGGTGAAGTAAATTAGCCTCCTGGGAATTCTCTTAAAAGGAGTGGGCAGTGTGCATTGCCCTGCAGAGTATCTCTAAGGCTGGCAATCTACCTCCAACTGGGATTAGGAACAGAGTTTTCAGTCATTAAAAGAGATTCTCTGGATCTCCTAGGAATCGTTAGGTGactcttttaaattatttttgtcatcttttattCATAAGTGTATCCATagagctttaaataatattttgaggttTATAATGTAAGCAATTTCTTCTGCTGGTTACCTCAATATTTCTAAACAAATgcttgaatgaatatttaaaataaatatgtattaaaatatattgatgttaaaaattattctattgaTTTAATACTGTAACAGCTATTGCTTCACACAcaccacatgcatgcacacacatgcacaaacatactcttctccttcccctcctttctcttcctaaaataatTACATCACAATTGTTATTTCAATCACTATTTAACATTTATGACAATGTGTATATTCTTCATAGCTGAGCCAAGTAGTAATTTCCTGTGTTGAATCAAACTTAGATTTATTTCTTGAACAATATTTTGCTTTGTCTGGATCTAGAAATTGCCTCCTTTTTTGATGTACTTTTCCAAGTATGCTTATTCTTCCCAAATTttccaacaaaatttaaaaattccttttagtaTGGTAACAATGACAAAGacagaacaacaacaaacccaTAAAAGAATCCTTAAGTCCCATTTTCCCCTTGGAGATGTCCCTTCCAGGTGCTGGCTGTCTTGTTCCACATGACTGAAGTA
Coding sequences:
- the SPARCL1 gene encoding SPARC-like protein 1, whose product is MKTVLFFLYILGTAAAIPTNARFLSDHSKPTADSLSSIQQAEILVTPNNTAIPVLGFEDAENEKEIAVSIDHPNHEAEKSSVLKSKEENHDQSADQGQSYSQELGLQDEEESESDLSENLEYMPSERTLDLKEDMGEPQMKKLSENIDLLAPNISSIVDPNHQESITKTEKEQEQPINDLHPQLNKSNKHSQDVSDQGNQEQDSNIPNGEGEEDPGEVGTHSNNQERERMFPKEHSNIKEEEDRTQSDDVLEESNQPTQVSKMQKDESEQGNQEQEEDSSNAEMEDETASKINKHNQDAEWQSQEEKPEVISDHEEIDKKTVSEALLVKPTEDGNIMPRNHGANDDGDDEPRHDASDDYEFIPSEAFIEAERSQSISYHLKYEEERERERARENGNVDASEPGEYQGAKKAESSLNEDESSYENNRMVHDIDSCMNFQCKRGHICKADQQGKPHCVCQDSVTCPPTKLLDQVCGTDNQTYASSCHLFATKCKLEGTKKGHQLQLDYFGACKSIPICTDFEVTQFPLRMRDWLKNILMQLYEQNPEHAGYLNEKQRNKVKKIYLDEKRLLAGDHSIDLLLRDFKKNYHMYVYPVHWQFGELDQHPMDRVLTHSELAPLRASLVPMEHCITRFFEECDPNKDKHITLEEWGHCFGIKEEDIDENLLF